Proteins from one Pontibacter korlensis genomic window:
- a CDS encoding Glu/Leu/Phe/Val family dehydrogenase — protein sequence MANTANEGKKFLDSVHQYFDHAASYSKLSPGILAQIKATNSVYKVSFPVEIEGRIEVFEGIRVQHSHHKLPSKGGIRFSMQVDEDEVKALAALMTFKCAVVDVPFGGAKGGVKINPRTSSVKTLEKVTRRYAAELIKKNLIGPGMDVPAPDYGTGSREMAWIADTYQALKYGETNALGCVTGKPVGQGGIRGRAEATGLGIYFGLRELLADSDILKGRGLSGNTMEGKRIIVQGLGNVGYHAAYFCQQDGAIITGIAEREGGIYNDNGIDVKEAFKHRSENGSILNFKDCKNYENSEEMLELECDILLPAALENVIHIGNAGNIKAKIVAEGANGPVTREAEDVLLQNNILILPDLYLNAGGVTVSYFEWLKNLSNVRFGRMGKRAEEASYRRLVNAIETSSGKSMTANERAFLTQGADEISLVRSGLEDTMINAYHEIRDVMIQKNTPGLRTAAFLAAIEKIGVSYEALGIFP from the coding sequence ATGGCAAATACAGCTAACGAAGGCAAAAAATTCTTAGACAGTGTCCATCAGTATTTCGACCACGCTGCCAGTTACTCTAAACTTAGCCCAGGCATTCTGGCTCAGATAAAGGCAACAAACAGTGTATACAAAGTTTCATTTCCTGTAGAGATAGAAGGAAGAATTGAGGTGTTTGAGGGAATACGGGTGCAGCATAGTCACCACAAATTGCCCTCAAAGGGTGGTATTCGATTTAGCATGCAGGTAGATGAGGACGAGGTGAAAGCCCTTGCTGCTCTTATGACATTTAAATGTGCTGTAGTGGATGTTCCTTTTGGAGGCGCTAAAGGAGGCGTAAAAATCAATCCTCGCACCAGCTCTGTAAAGACACTGGAGAAAGTAACGCGTCGCTATGCAGCAGAGCTTATTAAAAAGAACCTAATCGGACCTGGTATGGATGTACCAGCTCCTGACTATGGTACAGGCAGCCGGGAAATGGCTTGGATAGCGGATACCTACCAGGCGCTTAAGTATGGTGAGACCAACGCTTTAGGCTGTGTAACGGGTAAGCCAGTGGGGCAAGGAGGTATAAGAGGTAGAGCCGAAGCAACTGGCTTGGGTATATACTTTGGCTTGCGTGAGCTATTGGCCGACTCTGACATACTGAAAGGAAGAGGCTTAAGCGGCAACACTATGGAAGGCAAGCGCATTATTGTGCAGGGCTTGGGAAATGTGGGCTATCATGCTGCGTATTTCTGCCAGCAGGATGGTGCGATTATAACAGGTATCGCCGAACGCGAAGGTGGTATCTATAACGACAACGGCATTGATGTAAAGGAGGCATTTAAGCACCGTAGTGAGAATGGTTCTATACTTAATTTCAAGGACTGCAAGAACTACGAAAACTCAGAGGAAATGCTGGAGCTTGAATGTGATATACTGCTACCTGCTGCGTTGGAAAACGTCATTCATATTGGCAACGCAGGAAACATAAAAGCCAAAATTGTAGCAGAGGGTGCAAACGGGCCTGTAACACGTGAGGCGGAGGATGTTCTACTGCAAAATAACATTCTAATACTGCCCGATCTGTACTTAAATGCCGGTGGTGTAACCGTATCATACTTTGAGTGGCTAAAGAACCTGTCTAATGTACGCTTTGGCCGTATGGGCAAACGTGCAGAAGAAGCAAGCTACCGCCGCTTGGTAAATGCCATTGAAACAAGCTCCGGAAAAAGTATGACGGCTAATGAAAGAGCCTTCCTAACGCAGGGAGCGGACGAAATTAGCCTAGTACGATCTGGTTTAGAAGACACGATGATCAACGCCTATCATGAGATACGGGATGTGATGATACAGAAGAACACTCCAGGCTTACGTACGGCAGCATTTCTAGCAGCAATAGAGAAAATTGGGGTGAGCTATGAGGCGCTCGGTATTTTCCCTTGA
- a CDS encoding FKBP-type peptidyl-prolyl cis-trans isomerase, translated as MDLKEKISYIIGRDMATNLKKQGIEVEAESFMKGLKDIQAGNASALSQQEVQEAMMALQQEMAQKQSAAGSANKEAGEQFLADNKGKEGVQTLPSGLQYMVLKEGTGKSPSASDTVTTHYHGTLIDGTTFDSSYERGQPATFPVNGVIAGWTEALQKMKEGAKWRLFVPAELAYGAQGAGDVIGPHSTLIFDVELLQVK; from the coding sequence ATGGATTTAAAAGAAAAGATCAGCTACATCATTGGCCGCGACATGGCTACCAACCTGAAGAAACAAGGCATTGAAGTGGAAGCCGAGTCTTTCATGAAAGGCCTGAAAGATATACAGGCTGGTAATGCTTCTGCCCTGTCTCAGCAAGAGGTTCAGGAGGCGATGATGGCGCTGCAACAGGAAATGGCACAAAAGCAAAGTGCTGCTGGCTCCGCAAATAAAGAAGCCGGTGAGCAGTTCTTGGCTGACAACAAAGGCAAAGAAGGGGTACAAACCCTGCCTAGCGGACTGCAGTACATGGTATTGAAAGAAGGTACGGGTAAATCTCCATCAGCTAGCGATACTGTAACAACACACTACCACGGTACTTTGATTGATGGCACCACCTTTGACTCTTCTTATGAGCGTGGCCAGCCAGCTACTTTCCCGGTAAATGGTGTCATAGCAGGTTGGACTGAGGCTCTTCAGAAGATGAAAGAAGGTGCTAAGTGGAGACTTTTCGTTCCGGCAGAACTGGCTTATGGTGCACAAGGTGCTGGCGATGTGATCGGGCCACACTCTACTTTGATATTTGATGTAGAGCTACTTCAGGTTAAGTAA
- a CDS encoding FMN-binding glutamate synthase family protein, giving the protein MATNISVRRTFSYAFAGAYLVALFLSIFDRQMLWLLLAIVPLHLVFQYNLRQAKHTLLRNYPLIGYLRYFFESIRPEFRQYFFESDTDGKPFSRRQRSIVYQRAKNVRQTVPFGMHSNSLEVGYEWIAHTMFPVHVKEENLRVLVGSSRCKHPYSASIYNISAMSYGSLSKTAVRALSAGAKLGGFAHNTGEGGVSPFHIEGGGDLIWQIGTGYFGCRDKKGNFSEDLFREQVAHPQIKMVEIKLSQGAKPGHGGILPAAKNTPEIAAIRKVEPHTTVASPPAHSAFKDQFTMLLFIEKLRVLSDGKPIGIKLCIGNKQEFERLCQEMMHNRILPDFITIDGAEGGTGAAPLEFTDSLGMPLYDALAYAQSTLRKYGLRDEIKLIAAGKIITGVDIIKAVSLGADICYSARGMMFALGCIQALQCDSGRCPVGIATQDKNLYQGLDVADKRVRVANFHGNTIKSTVEVMEACGFESLEGITPDKIFRRVEQGRNMSFKELYFPKRTTAADVSRNYVLN; this is encoded by the coding sequence ATGGCAACAAATATTAGCGTTAGGCGCACGTTTTCGTACGCCTTTGCAGGTGCTTACCTTGTGGCGCTTTTCCTTTCTATCTTCGACAGGCAGATGCTGTGGCTCCTGCTAGCAATAGTGCCTTTGCACCTGGTCTTCCAGTATAACTTGCGCCAGGCGAAGCACACTTTGCTGCGCAATTACCCGTTAATTGGTTACCTGCGGTACTTTTTTGAGAGTATCCGACCTGAGTTTCGCCAATACTTCTTCGAGTCTGACACAGATGGCAAACCTTTTAGCCGCCGTCAGCGCTCTATCGTGTATCAGCGTGCAAAAAATGTGCGTCAGACTGTGCCTTTCGGCATGCACAGTAATAGCTTGGAAGTAGGCTATGAGTGGATAGCGCATACCATGTTTCCAGTGCATGTAAAAGAGGAGAATCTTCGTGTGCTGGTAGGAAGCAGCCGCTGTAAGCACCCTTACAGTGCCAGTATTTATAACATCTCTGCTATGAGCTATGGCTCGCTGAGCAAGACTGCTGTTAGAGCTCTTAGTGCAGGTGCCAAATTGGGAGGCTTTGCTCATAACACAGGTGAGGGTGGTGTAAGCCCGTTCCATATCGAGGGCGGGGGTGACCTAATCTGGCAGATTGGTACTGGTTACTTTGGCTGCCGTGACAAGAAAGGCAACTTCTCAGAGGATTTGTTTAGAGAGCAGGTAGCACACCCGCAGATTAAGATGGTAGAGATAAAGCTGTCTCAAGGAGCCAAACCTGGTCACGGTGGTATACTTCCGGCAGCTAAAAACACGCCTGAGATTGCTGCCATCCGTAAGGTGGAGCCTCATACAACCGTTGCTTCGCCTCCGGCGCATTCAGCATTCAAAGATCAGTTCACCATGCTGCTTTTTATAGAGAAACTGCGTGTACTCTCAGACGGTAAGCCTATTGGCATAAAACTTTGTATTGGCAATAAGCAGGAGTTTGAGCGCCTTTGCCAGGAGATGATGCATAACAGAATACTTCCAGACTTTATCACTATTGACGGTGCAGAAGGAGGTACTGGTGCGGCACCACTAGAATTTACCGACAGCCTTGGAATGCCACTATACGATGCCTTGGCGTATGCTCAGTCTACGTTGCGCAAGTATGGTTTGCGTGATGAAATAAAGCTGATTGCGGCAGGTAAGATTATCACGGGAGTCGATATCATTAAAGCGGTGTCTTTAGGTGCTGATATCTGCTACAGTGCCCGAGGAATGATGTTCGCCTTAGGTTGTATTCAGGCGCTACAGTGTGACTCAGGACGTTGCCCTGTAGGAATTGCCACTCAAGATAAGAACCTGTACCAGGGGCTTGATGTAGCTGATAAGCGTGTGCGTGTTGCAAATTTCCATGGCAACACCATTAAGTCTACTGTAGAAGTAATGGAGGCATGTGGGTTTGAAAGCCTAGAAGGCATTACGCCAGATAAGATTTTCAGGAGGGTAGAGCAGGGAAGAAACATGAGCTTTAAAGAGCTGTACTTTCCTAAAAGGACAACAGCTGCTGATGTTAGCAGAAACTATGTTCTGAACTAA
- a CDS encoding DUF2147 domain-containing protein, protein MKKHLLLLVMLMLFSSGAWAQQLSPVGTWTNEEGKARFEIFKCGDKLCGKIVTLKEPLRNGKPKLDENNPDKKLRNRPLVGLRFMQGFEYEGDNKWDDGTIYDPESGKTYSCYMKMTGKDKMEVKGYIGISLIGRTQNWTRVE, encoded by the coding sequence ATGAAAAAGCACCTATTACTTCTGGTAATGCTCATGTTGTTTTCTTCAGGCGCATGGGCTCAGCAACTTTCACCTGTTGGAACCTGGACAAATGAGGAAGGTAAAGCGCGTTTCGAAATCTTTAAATGCGGTGACAAACTATGTGGCAAGATTGTAACGTTAAAAGAGCCGCTCCGCAACGGAAAGCCAAAGCTTGACGAGAACAACCCTGATAAAAAGTTACGCAACAGACCACTGGTTGGCTTACGGTTTATGCAGGGTTTTGAGTATGAAGGTGACAACAAATGGGATGATGGTACTATTTATGACCCGGAGAGTGGCAAAACTTACTCCTGCTACATGAAAATGACAGGAAAAGATAAGATGGAGGTAAAAGGATATATTGGCATTTCCCTTATTGGCCGCACTCAAAACTGGACAAGAGTAGAATAG
- a CDS encoding SIMPL domain-containing protein codes for MNKNNLLLPSLVLGISFIVCALLLTLFLKSRDQANQTINVTGSAKREITSDLGILRSSIQASAPTADAAYQRLLEQRPAVLSYLKEKGFPDTAINLNTINLNPVYEITSQGYSTSHIIQYNANQMVEVTSADVQKIKEVSLDMTSLVNKGIDINVMPPEYYFTKLADLKIEIQADAAKDALHRAQKIAEATGSDLGAITNARMGVIQITPANSNMISDYGINDATSIDKEITAVVSASFRLE; via the coding sequence ATGAACAAAAACAACCTCTTGCTGCCATCGCTTGTGCTAGGCATTAGTTTTATTGTCTGTGCACTCCTGCTAACACTTTTCCTTAAATCCCGCGACCAGGCCAACCAAACCATCAATGTAACAGGCTCTGCTAAGCGGGAGATCACTTCCGATTTGGGCATACTTCGCAGCAGTATCCAGGCTTCAGCCCCTACTGCCGATGCTGCATACCAGCGCCTTTTAGAGCAACGGCCTGCTGTTTTAAGCTACCTAAAGGAAAAGGGGTTTCCTGATACCGCTATCAACCTAAATACAATCAACCTGAACCCTGTTTATGAGATAACAAGCCAAGGCTATAGCACCAGCCACATTATACAGTATAATGCTAATCAGATGGTAGAAGTTACCTCTGCAGATGTTCAGAAAATCAAAGAAGTATCCCTGGATATGACTTCTCTTGTAAACAAGGGTATAGATATCAATGTAATGCCACCGGAATACTACTTCACCAAATTAGCAGATTTGAAAATCGAGATACAGGCTGATGCTGCAAAAGACGCTTTGCATCGTGCCCAGAAAATAGCTGAGGCAACAGGCAGTGATTTAGGAGCCATAACCAATGCCCGAATGGGAGTGATACAAATTACTCCAGCAAACTCAAACATGATCTCTGATTATGGCATCAACGATGCTACCTCGATTGATAAAGAGATTACAGCTGTCGTAAGCGCTTCTTTTCGATTGGAGTAA
- a CDS encoding C40 family peptidase gives MKKNVLIILSPIVLLALLVLFRPSHFTSATSSDTLTTPYTPSNEVAIADITAEPDQPEQLELVEYAMRLVGSPYVWAGETPEGFDCSGFITHVYDKYNIDLPHSSGLQAEEGNYLPREEARAGDLVIFTGTNPEVREPGHVGIVISGPSDTIEFVHSSSNGGVKVSQVEGSRYDLRFLQVRRIL, from the coding sequence ATGAAAAAGAACGTGCTGATCATACTCTCACCTATAGTCCTGCTGGCGTTGCTTGTACTATTCAGGCCAAGCCATTTTACTTCCGCAACTTCTTCTGATACCCTGACTACCCCATACACACCCAGCAATGAAGTAGCAATTGCTGATATAACGGCAGAACCAGATCAGCCTGAGCAATTAGAGCTTGTTGAGTATGCCATGAGGCTAGTGGGATCTCCGTACGTTTGGGCAGGGGAAACTCCTGAGGGATTTGACTGCTCAGGGTTTATTACCCACGTATATGACAAGTATAATATAGATTTACCACATTCTTCTGGTCTACAGGCTGAAGAAGGAAACTACCTGCCAAGGGAGGAGGCACGCGCCGGGGACCTGGTTATCTTTACAGGCACTAACCCAGAAGTGCGTGAACCGGGGCATGTTGGTATAGTGATCTCAGGGCCAAGTGACACGATTGAGTTTGTGCATTCGTCTTCTAATGGTGGTGTAAAAGTAAGCCAGGTAGAGGGCAGCCGTTATGATCTGCGTTTCTTACAAGTACGCCGCATATTGTAG
- a CDS encoding M61 family metallopeptidase: MLKHNRFKLPLLIILFICLGNAASAIAAELRYTLSMPEPHTHYFEVEAELSGTRKKYIDFTMPVWAPGSYLVREFAKNVEDFKATDGSGKALRSEKIDKNTWRVYSNKANVVRASYDVYAYEMSVRTSFLDASHGYVNGTSIFMYPEGFQNQHGTLVVKPYNGWDKVSTGLKSTGKFTYTFPNYDILADSPLEIGTHEVYEFTAAGVPHEIAMYGGGNYEPKKLMADMTKVIEEAVKVMGELPVDHYVFIVHNLERGGGGLEHLNSTTLQTSRWNYGNESSYHGFLALVAHEYFHLWNVKRLRPEPLGPFDYNKENYTRLLWVSEGITSYYDDLIVRRAGFYSPDRYLGIVAGSINSVENTPGNKVQTVAESSFDAWIKYYRRNENSNNAEVSYYTKGGVLGHLLNMEVMEATKGEKSLDDVMRFMYQRYYKKLNRGFTEAEFKEAVEKISGRNMDEFFRSYINGTETPDYNKYFDAAGLQLVNSNEGSTAINWGASTSMSGGKLLVRGVSRGSSAWEAGLNVNDEIVAVNGYRAGDDLERQIASMNVGDTAEVVVARDGKLITLNAKMLQDNSVRYHFVPVDNPTPLQKKIFTTWLNLSNS; the protein is encoded by the coding sequence ATGCTCAAACACAACCGATTTAAACTCCCGCTTTTAATAATCCTATTTATCTGTCTCGGCAACGCTGCCTCTGCTATTGCTGCAGAGTTGCGCTATACCTTATCTATGCCTGAGCCACACACTCATTACTTTGAAGTGGAGGCTGAGCTAAGTGGTACCCGTAAAAAATATATCGACTTTACTATGCCTGTTTGGGCGCCAGGCTCTTACCTGGTGCGCGAGTTTGCCAAAAACGTGGAAGACTTTAAGGCAACAGATGGCTCTGGAAAGGCGCTTAGAAGCGAGAAGATAGATAAGAACACCTGGCGCGTTTATAGCAATAAAGCTAACGTAGTACGTGCCTCTTATGATGTTTACGCCTACGAAATGAGCGTACGCACCAGCTTTTTAGATGCATCTCATGGCTATGTCAACGGCACGAGCATCTTTATGTACCCCGAAGGGTTCCAAAATCAGCACGGTACGCTTGTAGTAAAGCCATATAATGGCTGGGACAAAGTATCTACCGGCTTGAAGAGCACTGGCAAATTTACTTACACGTTCCCTAACTACGATATACTGGCAGACTCACCGCTAGAAATCGGCACCCACGAGGTGTATGAATTTACTGCTGCCGGAGTACCTCATGAAATAGCCATGTATGGTGGCGGCAACTATGAGCCTAAAAAACTGATGGCCGACATGACCAAAGTGATTGAGGAGGCTGTAAAGGTAATGGGAGAGCTACCTGTAGACCATTACGTGTTTATAGTGCATAACCTGGAGCGCGGTGGCGGTGGCCTTGAGCACCTGAACTCAACCACCCTGCAGACCTCCCGCTGGAATTATGGGAACGAGAGTAGCTACCATGGGTTTCTGGCATTAGTGGCACACGAGTATTTCCACCTCTGGAACGTAAAACGCCTTCGCCCTGAGCCACTTGGGCCATTTGACTATAATAAGGAAAACTACACACGCTTGCTGTGGGTTTCTGAAGGTATAACTAGTTACTACGATGACCTGATAGTTCGCCGTGCAGGTTTTTATTCTCCTGATCGTTATTTAGGTATAGTGGCCGGTAGCATCAACTCTGTGGAAAATACCCCTGGTAACAAAGTACAGACAGTGGCAGAATCTAGCTTTGATGCCTGGATTAAGTATTACCGCCGCAACGAAAATTCTAATAACGCTGAGGTATCTTACTACACTAAAGGTGGAGTGCTAGGGCACTTGCTGAACATGGAGGTAATGGAAGCGACCAAAGGGGAGAAGAGCCTTGATGACGTGATGCGCTTTATGTACCAGCGTTACTACAAAAAGCTAAATCGTGGGTTTACTGAAGCAGAGTTTAAAGAGGCAGTTGAGAAAATCTCCGGCCGTAACATGGACGAGTTCTTCCGCAGTTATATAAATGGCACAGAGACTCCTGATTATAACAAGTATTTTGATGCTGCCGGTCTGCAGTTGGTAAACTCAAATGAGGGCAGTACAGCTATCAACTGGGGAGCTTCTACCTCTATGTCTGGAGGAAAATTACTTGTTCGTGGTGTAAGCCGTGGCAGCAGCGCCTGGGAGGCCGGCCTCAACGTAAATGATGAGATAGTTGCTGTTAATGGTTACAGAGCAGGAGATGACCTGGAGCGACAAATTGCATCAATGAATGTGGGCGATACTGCCGAGGTTGTTGTAGCTCGCGATGGAAAGCTGATTACACTAAATGCTAAGATGCTGCAGGATAACAGTGTGCGCTATCATTTTGTACCTGTTGACAATCCTACACCTCTTCAGAAAAAAATTTTTACTACCTGGCTGAACTTAAGTAACAGCTAA
- a CDS encoding IS256 family transposase, with amino-acid sequence MEEKNELDLERIKRQFLEEFRSGKPTFGKDGALGPLLKHFLEAALDAEMDLHLNAEQRQQGNRRNGKVSKQVRTSDGVIEVESSRDRSASFEPQIIKKRETVLAENLEPRILSMYGLGMSLRDISAHLKEMYDMDISHDTLAALTEKIVPQVKEWQARPLDRLYCIVWLDAMHYKVRQEGRTVSKAVYNILGIDRHGHKELLGVYVSESEGATFWLSVLTDLQQRGVADMLIACIDNLKGFAEAITSVFPKTEVQSCIVHQIRNSLKYVASKDQKEFMRDLKPVYRAESKELAELRLLELEEKWGKKYPKVLESWQRNWDKLSTYFKYTEPIRHLIYTTNTIEGFHRQVRKVTKTKGAFPSDMALLKLIYLSHQNISRKWVMPLANWSQTAQQLSIWFGDRMQLDLK; translated from the coding sequence ATGGAAGAGAAAAACGAGCTGGATCTGGAGAGGATCAAGCGCCAGTTCCTGGAGGAGTTCCGGAGCGGCAAACCCACCTTCGGCAAAGACGGCGCCCTGGGCCCTCTGCTGAAACACTTCTTAGAGGCCGCCCTGGATGCGGAGATGGACCTGCACCTGAATGCTGAGCAGCGCCAGCAAGGCAACCGCCGCAACGGAAAGGTGAGCAAGCAGGTCCGCACCTCAGACGGCGTGATCGAGGTGGAATCATCCCGCGACCGCTCGGCAAGCTTCGAGCCGCAGATCATCAAGAAACGGGAAACGGTGCTGGCCGAGAACCTCGAGCCCCGCATCCTGAGCATGTACGGTCTGGGGATGAGCTTGCGGGACATCTCTGCTCATCTCAAGGAGATGTACGACATGGACATCTCCCACGACACCCTGGCCGCCCTCACCGAGAAGATCGTGCCCCAGGTCAAGGAGTGGCAGGCAAGGCCGCTGGACAGGCTCTACTGCATCGTCTGGCTGGACGCCATGCACTATAAGGTGCGGCAGGAAGGGCGGACCGTCTCCAAGGCCGTCTACAATATTTTAGGCATTGACCGCCACGGCCACAAGGAGCTGCTGGGCGTGTACGTCTCGGAAAGCGAGGGGGCTACCTTCTGGCTCAGTGTGCTTACGGACCTGCAGCAGCGGGGCGTCGCCGATATGCTCATCGCCTGCATTGATAATCTCAAGGGCTTTGCCGAGGCCATTACCAGTGTCTTTCCAAAAACTGAAGTGCAGAGCTGCATCGTGCATCAGATCAGAAACAGCCTCAAGTATGTGGCCTCCAAGGACCAGAAGGAGTTCATGCGGGACCTCAAGCCCGTCTACCGGGCAGAGTCAAAGGAACTGGCCGAGCTGCGGCTGCTGGAGCTGGAGGAGAAGTGGGGCAAGAAATACCCCAAGGTGCTCGAGAGCTGGCAGCGGAACTGGGACAAGCTCTCCACGTACTTTAAGTACACCGAGCCGATTCGCCACCTGATCTACACCACCAACACCATCGAGGGCTTTCACCGCCAGGTGCGCAAGGTGACCAAAACGAAGGGAGCTTTCCCCTCCGACATGGCCCTGTTGAAGCTGATTTACCTCTCGCACCAGAACATCAGCCGAAAGTGGGTCATGCCCCTTGCCAACTGGAGCCAGACAGCCCAGCAGTTGTCAATCTGGTTTGGGGACAGGATGCAGCTGGACTTGAAGTGA